One Betta splendens chromosome 8, fBetSpl5.4, whole genome shotgun sequence DNA segment encodes these proteins:
- the nupr1b gene encoding nuclear protein 1b translates to MSHVDVKNMKPTSFEDQYYDEYEYYNLTDKYAEGSTRKGRTKKEASENTNRHNPAGHERKIVEKLQNSEKKVKE, encoded by the exons ATGAGTCACGTCGACGTGAAAAATATGAAGCCGACCAGTTTTGAAGACCAGTATTATGATGAATATGAGTATTATAACCTGACCGATAAATATGCAG AAGGCTCAACCCGTAAAGGCAGGACGAAGAAGGAGGCCAGCGAAAACACGAACAGACACAACCCAGCAGGACATGAGCGCAAGATTGTGGAAAAACTCCAAAACAGCGAGAAGAAAGTCAAGGAGTGA